A segment of the Carya illinoinensis cultivar Pawnee chromosome 1, C.illinoinensisPawnee_v1, whole genome shotgun sequence genome:
GTCTACTGGCTATAAATCCATGCAAGCCCAAGCCAGATCCGTAGCCATCGAGCCCATCTCCGATGGCTCCGACGAAGCCAAAAGCTTGGGAAATTGGGATCACGATCTTTTCAAAGCGATGGTTTCAGAGAGCTTGGCGAAGCTCATTGAGAAACTGGGAAAGAGCTCCAAATACCCACCAAAATGCCTGGTGTATGACTCGGTTATGCCTTGGGCAATAGACGTGGCCCGACACTATGGCCTGACCGGAGCTGCGTTTTTCACCCAGTCATGTGCCGTGAAGGCCATCTATTATCATGCCCATGTAGGATCAATATTAAGGATGCCCTTAGAGGGGCCTACAGTATCTCTGCCCTCGTTGCCATTGCTAGGGATCGATGATCTACCTTCCTTCCTTTGTGACACAGACTCCTACCCAGCTTTTCTCACCCTCGTATTGAACCAATTCTCCAATATCCAGGAAGCAAATTGGATATTGTGCAACACTTTTGATATGCTGGAAGATGAGGTAGCTTCGCAAATATTTCCCTCATATATGCGCATGTCTGTACATGCATAAATGCATACATTTGgtaatacatccattgattaaTCTGTTTGAGcaatttcataattatttttccCCCCGAATATGTTTAAAACATGCTTTTAAATTCCATTAGATAATGACTTGGATGGCAAGCCAATGGCCTGTTAAAACAATTGGACCAGCTATTCCATCAGTGTACTTAGACAAGAGGTTGGAAGATGACAAAGAGTACGGGCTCAACCTATTTAAGCCTGATGCGGACGCTTGCATGAAGTGGCTAGATACCAAGGAAACTGGCTCGGTCATTTATGCATCA
Coding sequences within it:
- the LOC122278564 gene encoding mogroside IE synthase-like isoform X2 — translated: MEKEIHILVLPYPAVGHINPMLQFSKRLASKGPKVTLVMTGTMSTGYKSMQAQARSVAIEPISDGSDEAKSLGNWDHDLFKAMVSESLAKLIEKLGKSSKYPPKCLVYDSVMPWAIDVARHYGLTGAAFFTQSCAVKAIYYHAHVGSILRMPLEGPTVSLPSLPLLGIDDLPSFLCDTDSYPAFLTLVLNQFSNIQEANWILCNTFDMLEDEIMTWMASQWPVKTIGPAIPSVYLDKRLEDDKEYGLNLFKPDADACMKWLDTKETGSVIYASFGSLVALGEEQMEEVAWGLKNSNCYFLWVVRESEEKKLPSNFLQETAEKGLVVSWCPQLEVLAHEAAGCFMTHCGWNSTLEALSLGVPLVAMPQWTDQTTNAKFIVDVWKVGVRIKLDEKGIATKEEIEMCIKEVMEGERGKEMKKNSMRWKELAKEAVDEGGSSDKNIVEFVAKLAHS